The Liquorilactobacillus nagelii DSM 13675 DNA window TTGCAAGCTATTTCACATGATTTTATAAATTATCTAATTAGGATTTGACTAGGTTTTAGTGATAGTTATCCCAGAAAAAAAGAGTCTTCTTTATCTTATTTAGTGAAATAAGTTTCATAAAACCAATATTTTTAAAATTAAATTCATTTTTATGAATAAAATTCTTAACGATCTTCTTTACACTATTACTGTTAGCAATTAACTTTTATATAGAAAAAACAGCAGCTAAGATAAGCAATTTCATATTGCTGCTGCTGTAAACATCTTAAATTATTTTAATTTTATTTCCACTACTAAATTCAGCTGCATTAGTTAAATTTTACAAGACTTCATGAATAGTCACAACGCCTACAACATCTTTTTTATCATCAATGACAATTAAATTTGAAATATTATGACTAGCCATTAACTGCCAGGCCGTTTGGTTACGCTGATTTTGATCAATACTGACAAAGCCCTCCGTCATATAATCAGCAGCAACTGATTTCTTCACTGAAGCGACCTGCAAGAACTTTTTCCGAATGTCCCCATCAGTTACGATACCAATAATTTTACCAGTCTCATTTTCACGAACTAAGGTCAACCCAATACCATAATCACTAATTGTATAAATCACATCATTAATTGGTGTGTCCTGATTAACATAGGGAACCTTAGTATGCATAACATGTTTGACCCTTTGGAGTAACATTTTGCCAATACTGCCACCCGGATGATACTTAGCAAACTCTCGTCGCGAAAAACTTTTTTGCTTTTCTAACGCGACCATCAATGCATCACCAAATGCCAAAACAGCTGTTGTTGAGGCCGTTGGTGCCATTTTAGTTAGATCGACTTCTTCACTAACTCCCAAATCAAACACCAGTGAACAATTCTGCGCTAAAGTTGATTCAGTATTTCCAGTTAATGCTACTGTTTGCAATTGATCATGAAAGATCTGCTGCAAGGCAAACAAAGCCTGCAGAACCTCTTGGGTTTCACCGCTGTTTGAAACAAATAATACCAAATCATCAGCTGCGATCCGTCCTAAGTCACCATGATAAGCTGTTCCAGCATCAACAGCAAAACTGGCATTGCCAATTGATGAAAGTGAAGCGGCAATTTTTTCAGCAACCAATTGCGATTTTCCAGTTCCAATAAAAATTATTCGTCCAGAAATCTCAGCAGCTTGTTCAACCAATTGATCAAAGCTAGCATCAAGCCGCTCTGAGACATTTGTTAAAGCGGCGGCTTCCTCTGCAAAAACCTGCTGAGCAATTTTATAATAAGCCATCTTGATCCCAGCTTTCTTTTTGGTCTTGATATTGACTAAAGAGTGCTGCAGCAGTCGTTAAAATCGGTCGCATTTTATTCAGATATAATTGATTGTCAGCGTCCGAAATTGCAGTTGGCGGATTAGGATGGACTTCGGCAAAAATTCCAGCAACGCCAATCGTTAATGCTGCTCGCATTAATGGAAATGCAAAATCACGATTACCGCCAGAATGGTTTCCATGTCCACCAGGAACTTGAACTGAATGAGTTGCATCATAGATTACTGGATAGCCTAATTGTCGCAGTTGTAACAAATTAGTCATGTCGACAATTTGCTGATGATAACCAAACATCGTTCCGCGTTCTGTCAATAAAATTTTATTGCTATAAGGAATTACTTTATCAATCGCACCCTGAAGATCTCCTGCTGCCATAAACTGGGCCTTTTTAATATTTACCACCCGCCCAGTTTTAGCTGCCGCAACTAGCAAATCAGTTTGCCGACTTAGATAAGCCGGAATCTGTAACACATCAGCAACTTCAGCTACTGGTTGACACTGATAAGATTCATGAACATCCGTCACAATCGGGACTTGGTATTCTTTTTTGATTCGATCTAAAATAGCTAACCCCTTTTCCAAGCCTGCTCCTCGATCAGAAGAACCGGAACTGCGATTAGCTTTGTCAAATGATGATTTAAAAATAAAATTAATCTTAAGTTCATCGGTTAAATTTTTAAGTTGTTCAGCAACTTGAGCACACACTTCATAAGATTCAATTGCACATGGTCCAGCTAATAAAGTTAAGTGCTGGTCATTAAAATGATAGTCGGAAAAAACTTCAGCAATACCACTCATATTAGGATCCTCCTTCTAAATCAAATACTGCAACAAAACTGCTGTCTTAAATTTAGCATGAAAACCCTTAATAGTCGTCAATTTAGTCCTATTCAAGAAAATAACTTAGGAAAATCGAACATTAGGTGGAAGATATAAATCAGTTAGTTACTCAAGATAGATACGCTGCAATTGAGAAATTTTTGCTGGTGTTAAATCAAAGATTTCGCGCAAATAGTTAGTCACACTTCCATAGTGATCTAAAACGGCTTGATGAGCCGAGTCAAGTTCTTCTGCAAAGACATTAAATGAAGCGTTCATTTTCTTAATAAACTCAGCTGCTTGATCATCCTGCAATTTTTTTCGCAGTTTTTGTTCGTCGCCAGCACTATAGACCACATTGGTTAATAAATAGTCTTGTCGGATACTTTGATAATCAACACCTAACGCCGAAAGAATCAAAAATCCGGCAATCCCAGTCCGATCTTTACCAGCCGCACAATGAAATAAAAGCGAATCTCCTGGCTGATCATTAGCCAGCATATCTTCAAATAAACAACGAAAAGCTAATTGCGAGTGGGCATTGAGAACCATCATCAAATATGGTTCTTGGTAGTCAAATTCAACTGCTCCTCTTTTTGCTAACTCGCTTTGTGGCAAATCACCTTCACTTTCAGATTCACTAACTGGATAAACTGGATATGAGCGAAAAATTGTCTTGGCCGGAATCTTATCTGGTGCGTAATCTTGCTCTAATGGTGATCGCAAATCAATATCATACTTCAAACCATAGCGCCGTAATTGAGACTCGCCGTAACGCGTTATTTGACTCATATCACCGGACCTTAACAGCTTGTGCCAACGGATTGTCCGTCCATCTGGTGTAGCATAGCCTCCCAATTCGCGTAAATTAACACTACCATGAACTGCTAATAATCTCTCTGATCGCATCTGATATCCTCCTCACTATTTTGCCCTTATTGTAAGCCTTGCCAGTTCAAAAACCAACTTTATTTTAATAATTCAGCAGTTAGTGGTTTAGCAACCTTTAATAATAATTTTACTAAATTACCCACAACCAGTGCCGAAATCAATGTTCCTTCACGAACTCCGCTTAAGTTCGATAAAAAAGTCAGGCAAATGATAGCTCCGATAACTGACATCGAAATATCTGACATTACGCGAATCTTACCATACTCAATATTAAAATAACGACTGATCGCCCGGACAAAAGCATCCCCTGGTAACATGGCAACGTCCGCAATTACTTCAAAATACGCTCCCAAACTGATAACCAAACAGCCAAACAATAATAATAATAACGACTGCCAATAATTTTGCATTATTACATGACGTAACCACGACATTGTCCAGTCAATCAAGTCGCCAAAAATAAATGACAGCAATATTTCAACCATAATTTCAGACCATTTAAGCTGATCGATTTCAAACAATATTTGACCGACAATTAAAAACAAACTAAAAATAATTGTCCACTCACCCAGTAAAAGTTGACTAACAACTAGTGACAAACTATATGGAATTGCTGCCAACGGAGAAGTTCCTAAAGCTGCCTTAGTAACCAATGAAACCCCCAATGCATTAAAAAATAAACCCACTAGCAGTAAAAAGTAGCGCCAAACAATCATTTTTAAATTAATTCGAAACATTTTTTCACCTACCATCTAAATGATTTTCCAAAAGCAAATTCACTAATTCAGCTAGCTGCTCTTTTTGCGTCTCATTTAATGGTGCTAGAAACTCTTGCCCAGCTACTAAACCATGAGCATGTAATTGTTCGACCTGTTTGCTGCCAGCTGCCGTCAAGAAAAGCAAATGATCTCGACCATCAATATTTGAAATTTGGCTTTCAATTAAGTTGCGCTCTCTTAATTTCATCACTAATTTTTGAGCTGCTTGATGAGTAACGCACAAAAAGTCTTTCAAGTCTTGGATTCGCTTACCAGGATATTTAGCAAAATACAATAAAACAGCGGATTGATTAGGTGTCAGCTGTTGTGCCGCTAAATCATGTTGACGTCGATTGCTTAAGCGATTCCCCAATTGAATCAATTGGCGCTGTAAAATAAATTCATCAATCATTTGATTACTCCTAAAATTAAATTTTAAAAATATTAATTAGTTGAATTATACAACTAGTTGTATATTATGCAAATTAAAAACCGTGAAAAATCACGGTTTATTGTTTGCTAATTACTAGCACTAGACAACTTCGGAGTGTCATTGGTCAAATTCCAAGTAACTTTTGCTGTATAGGGACTATCAGTCTTTATATTAGCAGCAGTATTGTTTTTGCTAAACTGCAATGAAGCCGTCACATTTTGATCATAGTTAGCAGATGTTTGTGAATTACCACTAGCAACTGAAGTGGCTGACTGGGACAAGTTAGTAGTTTTCCCCGCTAAACCAACTGCTAAAATTGTTTGTAAGGTATTGCCTGATTGATTAGTGAACGGTGTATAGCTGGCTGTTAATGACCAATTGCGATTAGCGTTTTGAATTTTTATTTGGTTATCATTTGTAGTGACAGCCGAAACTGCCTGTCCGTTACTGCCATTAGCAGCCGCCGAAACCGGAATAGAACCAAAATTAAAAGCTGTCGGTACTTGTGTCAGCTGAGCTGTAATCGGCTTGATTGTTAGAGCAGCACGATTTGAAGTTGTAATTGCATTTTTAGAATTAGCACTGTCATAAATTCGAAATTGAATTGCGACTGATTTGCCAGCTGCTGTTTGGTCTTCGACATATTGAACAAAATTTGATTGATTGTTGAAGCGGTTAGGAAACGAATTTGTCAAATCACTAGCATTCGTTAAATTTTGTTTACTTGTGTATCCGCTCTTGGTATCACTTGAATTGCTTGGATCCCAATAAACCCAATTATACTGTAAGGTTCCACTGGTTGATTTTTTTAATGTGGCATTCAGTGTCTGAATTAAATTAGTAACTGAATTAGTATCAATTGCACTAGCGACCACTGAACCTAATCCCTTTTGGGTAACTGTGTCGCTATCAGTATTAATTGCCTTTAACCCTCCTAGATCAAGTGTTTGCTTATTAGTTGCCTGCCCTGCTTTGGCTGTTAAAGTAATTGGGAAACCATAGCTATTAGAATCAGTATTGGTTGCAAGATTCAAACCAACTGGTAAATAAAATTGCGTTTGAGCCTTACCGTTTGATACATTATTATTTTGCTGATTAAATCAACTAGAGGTGTCACTTGGTAATGTTAACTGACTAGTGTTGCTAGAAAGTGACCAATTTACTTTGTCAGTCGTATTAGTTGGCGTAACATTAGCCGTCGCCTTACCAGTGTTACTGTCAGTGAATTTAGACCAAATATTATCGACCGATTGTAAATCAGCTGAAACATTTAAGTTTTGCGGAATTAATGGAAACAAACTTTGATTGGGCGTCGTAATCGAAATTCCCGTAGCTGGCGTAGTGGGATTAAAATATGGTGAATAATAAGTTCCAATATTATTCCAATTAAAAATACCCGTTGCCCCACTAAAAACAACTCGCATTTGTAAAGAACTATCAGCTGTATCAATTTTAAAACTAAAATATGAACTTCTAATTTTATAATGGACTCTGCCAATTTTGGTTAG harbors:
- a CDS encoding KpsF/GutQ family sugar-phosphate isomerase, which codes for MAYYKIAQQVFAEEAAALTNVSERLDASFDQLVEQAAEISGRIIFIGTGKSQLVAEKIAASLSSIGNASFAVDAGTAYHGDLGRIAADDLVLFVSNSGETQEVLQALFALQQIFHDQLQTVALTGNTESTLAQNCSLVFDLGVSEEVDLTKMAPTASTTAVLAFGDALMVALEKQKSFSRREFAKYHPGGSIGKMLLQRVKHVMHTKVPYVNQDTPINDVIYTISDYGIGLTLVRENETGKIIGIVTDGDIRKKFLQVASVKKSVAADYMTEGFVSIDQNQRNQTAWQLMASHNISNLIVIDDKKDVVGVVTIHEVL
- the kdsA gene encoding 3-deoxy-8-phosphooctulonate synthase, translated to MSGIAEVFSDYHFNDQHLTLLAGPCAIESYEVCAQVAEQLKNLTDELKINFIFKSSFDKANRSSGSSDRGAGLEKGLAILDRIKKEYQVPIVTDVHESYQCQPVAEVADVLQIPAYLSRQTDLLVAAAKTGRVVNIKKAQFMAAGDLQGAIDKVIPYSNKILLTERGTMFGYHQQIVDMTNLLQLRQLGYPVIYDATHSVQVPGGHGNHSGGNRDFAFPLMRAALTIGVAGIFAEVHPNPPTAISDADNQLYLNKMRPILTTAAALFSQYQDQKESWDQDGLL
- a CDS encoding tyrosine-protein phosphatase, whose translation is MRSERLLAVHGSVNLRELGGYATPDGRTIRWHKLLRSGDMSQITRYGESQLRRYGLKYDIDLRSPLEQDYAPDKIPAKTIFRSYPVYPVSESESEGDLPQSELAKRGAVEFDYQEPYLMMVLNAHSQLAFRCLFEDMLANDQPGDSLLFHCAAGKDRTGIAGFLILSALGVDYQSIRQDYLLTNVVYSAGDEQKLRKKLQDDQAAEFIKKMNASFNVFAEELDSAHQAVLDHYGSVTNYLREIFDLTPAKISQLQRIYLE
- a CDS encoding YczE/YyaS/YitT family protein — protein: MVGEKMFRINLKMIVWRYFLLLVGLFFNALGVSLVTKAALGTSPLAAIPYSLSLVVSQLLLGEWTIIFSLFLIVGQILFEIDQLKWSEIMVEILLSFIFGDLIDWTMSWLRHVIMQNYWQSLLLLLFGCLVISLGAYFEVIADVAMLPGDAFVRAISRYFNIEYGKIRVMSDISMSVIGAIICLTFLSNLSGVREGTLISALVVGNLVKLLLKVAKPLTAELLK
- a CDS encoding MarR family winged helix-turn-helix transcriptional regulator gives rise to the protein MIDEFILQRQLIQLGNRLSNRRQHDLAAQQLTPNQSAVLLYFAKYPGKRIQDLKDFLCVTHQAAQKLVMKLRERNLIESQISNIDGRDHLLFLTAAGSKQVEQLHAHGLVAGQEFLAPLNETQKEQLAELVNLLLENHLDGR